From Rhodovastum atsumiense, a single genomic window includes:
- a CDS encoding NAD-dependent epimerase/dehydratase family protein: protein MAERVLVTGGAGFIGGHLVRALLARGERVRVLDSLIEQVHGQGSAQRLPDDVELVRADVRDGAAVRTALAGVDKVVHLAAEVGVGQSMYAIDRYVSVNDVGTAVLFQALTERPVARVVVASSMSIYGEGLYRDIAGRLVEDATRDGGASWDPVDAQGHRLVPVATPEWKQPSLASVYALTKFAQERLTLTVAPAYGMQGVALRLFNVYGPGQALSNPYTGVLAIFAARLRNGQRPMVFEDGAQLRDFVHVADVARAFLAALDLPAAAGRVFNIGSGCSVSIADVARRFAAAMGRERLAPEITFQARTGDIRHCFADITLARERLGFTPQQDFDASLAELAAWVERRHAVDLVAQARRELEARGLVA from the coding sequence ATGGCGGAACGGGTCCTGGTCACCGGTGGGGCTGGTTTCATCGGTGGCCATCTCGTTCGGGCATTGCTGGCCCGCGGTGAGCGCGTGCGCGTCCTCGACAGCCTGATCGAGCAGGTGCACGGCCAGGGGAGCGCCCAACGCCTGCCGGACGATGTCGAACTGGTCCGCGCCGACGTGCGCGACGGCGCCGCCGTACGCACGGCGCTCGCCGGCGTCGACAAGGTCGTGCATCTCGCCGCCGAGGTCGGCGTCGGCCAGAGCATGTATGCGATCGACCGCTATGTCTCGGTCAACGATGTCGGCACCGCCGTGCTGTTCCAGGCGCTGACCGAGCGGCCGGTGGCGCGCGTGGTGGTGGCGTCCTCGATGAGCATCTATGGCGAGGGCCTGTATCGCGACATCGCGGGCCGGCTGGTCGAGGATGCCACCCGCGACGGTGGCGCGTCGTGGGACCCGGTGGACGCGCAGGGGCACCGGCTGGTGCCGGTGGCCACGCCGGAATGGAAGCAGCCCTCGCTCGCCTCGGTCTATGCGCTGACCAAGTTTGCCCAGGAGCGGCTGACGCTGACGGTGGCGCCGGCCTATGGCATGCAGGGCGTGGCGTTGCGCCTGTTCAACGTCTACGGCCCCGGGCAGGCGCTGTCGAACCCCTATACCGGCGTGCTGGCGATCTTCGCCGCGCGGCTGCGCAACGGCCAGCGCCCCATGGTGTTCGAGGACGGTGCGCAGCTTCGCGATTTCGTGCATGTCGCCGATGTCGCCCGCGCCTTCCTCGCCGCCCTCGACCTGCCCGCCGCGGCGGGCCGGGTGTTCAACATCGGCAGCGGCTGCTCGGTCAGCATCGCCGACGTGGCGCGGCGCTTCGCCGCCGCCATGGGCCGCGAGCGGCTGGCCCCGGAGATCACCTTCCAGGCCCGTACCGGCGATATTCGCCATTGCTTCGCCGATATCACGCTGGCGCGCGAAAGACTGGGCTTCACGCCGCAACAGGATTTCGACGCCAGCCTGGCGGAGCTGGCCGCCTGGGTGGAGCGCCGGCACGCCGTCGACCTGGTGGCCCAGGCGCGACGCGAACTGGAAGCGCGGGGGCTGGTCGCGTGA
- the msrP gene encoding protein-methionine-sulfoxide reductase catalytic subunit MsrP, which yields MLIRSRRGWEIPETQVTPEAIVTRRRALLGTAGLAAATIATPAQAGWGLFGGSAPPPPRKPLVAPANPAYQGGRPLTPEADATSYNNFYEFGGSKSVARAAQALPAEPWTIELAGLVARPRKLALEDLLKQVSLQERVYRHRCVEAWAMTVPWVGFPLAELVKLAEPRPEAQYLVFTSLADPATMPGLRQSWYPWPYTEGCTLAEATNDLAFLAVGMYGKVIPPQNGAPVRLTLPWKYGFKSAKSIVRVEFTTRRPVSFWERLQDSEYGFWANVNPDVAHPRWSQARERLLGTDEMVPTRIWNGYGEFVAGLYTNLENERLFV from the coding sequence ATGCTGATCCGCAGCCGTCGGGGCTGGGAAATTCCCGAGACGCAGGTGACTCCCGAGGCGATCGTGACCCGGCGGCGGGCGCTGCTGGGCACGGCGGGGCTGGCCGCCGCCACCATCGCCACCCCCGCCCAGGCCGGCTGGGGCCTGTTCGGCGGCAGTGCCCCGCCGCCGCCACGCAAGCCGCTAGTGGCCCCCGCCAACCCGGCATACCAGGGCGGCCGGCCGCTCACGCCCGAAGCGGATGCCACGAGCTACAACAATTTCTACGAATTCGGCGGCTCCAAGTCGGTCGCCCGCGCGGCACAGGCCCTGCCGGCCGAGCCCTGGACGATCGAGCTCGCCGGGCTGGTGGCAAGGCCGCGCAAGCTGGCGCTTGAGGACCTGCTGAAGCAGGTATCGTTGCAGGAGCGGGTCTATCGCCATCGCTGCGTCGAGGCCTGGGCGATGACCGTGCCCTGGGTGGGCTTCCCGCTCGCCGAACTGGTGAAGCTGGCCGAGCCGCGACCCGAGGCGCAATATCTGGTGTTCACCAGCCTTGCCGATCCGGCGACGATGCCGGGATTGCGGCAGAGCTGGTATCCCTGGCCCTATACCGAGGGCTGCACCCTCGCGGAGGCGACCAACGACCTGGCCTTCCTCGCCGTCGGGATGTACGGAAAGGTGATCCCGCCGCAGAACGGCGCGCCTGTCCGGTTGACGCTGCCATGGAAGTACGGGTTCAAGTCGGCCAAGTCGATCGTGCGGGTGGAATTCACCACCCGGCGGCCAGTGAGCTTCTGGGAGCGACTGCAGGACAGCGAGTATGGCTTCTGGGCCAACGTCAACCCCGACGTGGCGCATCCCCGCTGGAGCCAGGCCCGGGAGCGCCTGCTTGGAACGGATGAGATGGTACCAACGCGGATCTGGAACGGGTACGGGGAATTCGTGGCAGGGCTTTACACCAATCTCGAAAACGAGCGGTTGTTCGTGTAA
- the cuyA gene encoding D-cysteate sulfo-lyase: MHFSRFPRVKICHAPTPLEFLPNLTRHLGGPQLWIKRDDCTGLATGGNKNRKLEFLVGEALAAGADHLVTQGAVQSNHVRQTAAAAAKFGLKCSALLEHRVETPDTDYTDSGNVLLDRVLGLDIDYRPAGTDMQAAIEELGARLRDQGARPYLIPGGGSNATGALGYANVALELLAQANEQGLRIDRVVHATGSAGTQAGLVAGFTGLNAGIGVLGIGVRAPKDRQEANVHRLAEATAERLGVKGGVPRAAVEANCDYVGAGYGIPTEGMAEAVRLLARLEGILLDPVYSGKGMAGLIDLIRKGAFGRDENIVFVHTGGQAGLFGYRDVLTRAAAS, translated from the coding sequence ATGCATTTTTCCCGATTTCCGCGCGTAAAAATCTGCCACGCCCCTACCCCGCTCGAATTCCTGCCGAACCTGACGCGCCACCTCGGCGGGCCGCAGCTCTGGATCAAGCGCGACGACTGCACGGGGCTCGCCACCGGCGGCAACAAGAACCGCAAGCTGGAATTCCTGGTCGGCGAGGCCCTGGCGGCGGGTGCGGATCACCTGGTGACGCAGGGCGCGGTGCAGTCCAACCACGTCCGCCAGACCGCCGCGGCGGCGGCGAAATTCGGCCTGAAATGCTCGGCGCTGCTGGAACACCGGGTGGAGACCCCGGACACCGACTATACCGACAGCGGCAACGTGCTGCTCGACCGGGTGCTGGGGCTCGACATCGATTATCGCCCCGCCGGAACCGACATGCAGGCGGCGATCGAGGAACTGGGCGCCCGGCTGCGTGACCAGGGCGCCAGGCCCTACCTGATCCCCGGCGGTGGTTCCAACGCCACCGGCGCGCTCGGCTACGCCAATGTGGCGCTGGAATTGCTGGCCCAGGCCAACGAGCAGGGCCTGCGCATCGACCGGGTGGTGCATGCCACCGGCAGCGCCGGCACCCAGGCCGGGCTGGTCGCCGGGTTCACGGGGCTGAACGCCGGCATCGGCGTGCTGGGCATCGGCGTGCGCGCGCCCAAGGACAGGCAGGAAGCCAATGTGCACCGGCTCGCCGAGGCGACGGCGGAACGGCTAGGGGTGAAGGGCGGCGTGCCGCGCGCGGCGGTCGAGGCCAATTGCGACTATGTCGGCGCCGGCTACGGCATCCCGACCGAGGGCATGGCCGAGGCGGTGCGCCTGCTGGCCCGCCTGGAAGGCATCCTGCTCGACCCCGTCTATTCCGGGAAGGGCATGGCCGGGCTGATCGACCTGATCCGCAAGGGCGCGTTCGGCCGCGACGAAAATATCGTGTTCGTGCACACCGGCGGCCAGGCCGGGCTGTTCGGCTACCGCGACGTCCTCACCCGCGCCGCGGCGTCCTGA
- a CDS encoding enoyl-CoA hydratase-related protein: protein MTPAIVTRMRERPEGRVARITLAQSGPLNVLGLGLMEDLAAALRDLAGDEALRAVVLAGEGARAFIGGADLAELAEADRAMAQDFAVRLQGVCQAIRTLPVPVIARLQGWTIGAGLELACACDLRIAASGALFAMPELRMGLPCVTGAALLPGLIGWGRTRRLLLTGEPIDAATALAWGLVEEVVEEAELERALERLVGEILAGAPGAVRRQKALMRQWEDLLPAERAAPGLAAFAACWDGPEPRQRLRAVLAGAQDAAARVRTSR from the coding sequence ATGACGCCGGCAATCGTGACACGGATGCGGGAGCGGCCGGAGGGACGGGTGGCGCGGATCACGCTTGCCCAGTCCGGCCCGTTGAATGTGCTGGGCCTGGGGCTGATGGAGGACCTCGCCGCGGCGTTGCGGGATCTGGCGGGGGACGAGGCGTTGCGGGCGGTGGTGCTGGCCGGGGAGGGCGCGCGCGCCTTCATCGGCGGCGCCGATCTTGCCGAGCTGGCGGAAGCTGACCGGGCCATGGCGCAGGATTTCGCTGTCCGGTTGCAGGGGGTGTGTCAGGCGATCCGGACCTTGCCGGTGCCGGTGATTGCGCGGCTGCAGGGCTGGACGATCGGGGCGGGGCTGGAACTCGCCTGTGCCTGTGACCTGCGCATTGCCGCCAGTGGCGCGCTGTTCGCCATGCCGGAACTGCGCATGGGCCTGCCTTGCGTGACCGGGGCGGCGCTGCTGCCCGGGCTGATCGGCTGGGGGCGCACGCGGCGCCTGCTGCTCACCGGCGAGCCGATCGATGCCGCCACCGCGCTGGCCTGGGGGCTGGTGGAGGAGGTGGTGGAGGAAGCCGAACTGGAACGGGCGCTGGAGCGGCTGGTCGGCGAGATCCTGGCCGGCGCGCCCGGGGCGGTGCGCCGGCAGAAGGCGCTGATGCGGCAATGGGAGGACCTGCTGCCGGCGGAGCGGGCCGCCCCCGGCCTTGCGGCCTTTGCCGCGTGCTGGGACGGCCCAGAGCCCCGACAGCGCCTGCGCGCCGTCCTGGCCGGCGCTCAGGACGCCGCGGCGCGGGTGAGGACGTCGCGGTAG
- the msrA gene encoding peptide-methionine (S)-S-oxide reductase MsrA has protein sequence MAEEPTKTELATLGGGCFWCLEAIYVGLRGVRKVVSGYAGGHVANPTYEQVCGKQTGHAEVVQISYDPAQISYEDLLRVFFTIHDPTTKDRQGNDVGPQYRSIILAHDETQQATARKIIREINEAGIWPAPLVTELKPLDHFWPGEAHHQDYFARNPWTGYCQVVVAPKVLKFRETFADRLKPVATVA, from the coding sequence ATGGCAGAAGAACCGACGAAGACAGAGCTCGCGACCCTCGGGGGCGGGTGCTTCTGGTGCCTGGAAGCCATCTACGTGGGGTTGCGCGGGGTGCGGAAAGTGGTCTCCGGCTATGCCGGCGGACACGTGGCGAACCCGACCTATGAACAGGTCTGCGGCAAGCAGACCGGCCACGCCGAGGTGGTGCAGATCAGCTACGATCCCGCCCAGATCAGCTACGAAGACCTGCTGCGGGTGTTCTTCACCATCCATGACCCCACCACCAAGGACCGGCAGGGCAACGACGTCGGGCCGCAATACCGCTCGATCATCCTGGCCCATGACGAGACCCAGCAGGCCACCGCCCGGAAAATCATCCGGGAAATCAACGAGGCCGGCATCTGGCCGGCGCCGCTGGTGACGGAACTCAAGCCGCTCGACCATTTCTGGCCGGGCGAGGCCCACCATCAGGATTACTTCGCCCGCAATCCCTGGACCGGCTATTGCCAGGTGGTGGTGGCGCCGAAGGTGCTCAAGTTCCGGGAGACGTTCGCGGATCGGCTGAAACCGGTGGCCACGGTCGCCTGA
- the ilvD gene encoding dihydroxy-acid dehydratase, giving the protein MPAYRSRTTTHGRNMAGARGLWRATGMKEGDFGKPIIAIANSFTQFVPGHVHLHNLGQLVAREIEAAGGVAKEFNTIAVDDGIAMGHEGMLYSLPSRELIADAVEYMVNAHCADALVCISNCDKITPGMLMASLRLNIPTVFVSGGPMEAGKVVLKGRQRAVDLIDAMVVAADASVTDAEVEAVERSACPTCGSCSGMFTANSMNCLTEALGLALPGNGTTLASHADRRKLFVEAGHLIVDLAQRWYERDDASVLPRNIASFAAFENAMTLDIAMGGSTNTVLHLLAAAQEAGVPFGMADIDRLSRRVPVLCKVAPAVADVHVEDVHHAGGIFGILGELDRAGLVNRDTATVHSRTLAEALDRWDVRRTEAASVHELFRAAPGGIPSTEPFNQSARWPEVDIDREKGVIRDAAHAFSKDGGLAVLTGNIAEEGCVVKTAGVDASILRFSGPARIFESQDAAVAGILGGVVQAGDVVLIRYEGPKGGPGMQEMLYPTSYLKSKGLGKACALITDGRFSGGTSGLSIGHVSPEAAEGGTIGLVEEGDTIEIDIPARSIRLAVPDAEIARRRAAMEARAEPWQPVGRDRKVSAALQAYAALTTSAARGAVRDVAQLKRR; this is encoded by the coding sequence ATGCCCGCCTACCGTTCCCGCACCACCACTCACGGCCGCAACATGGCCGGCGCCCGCGGCCTGTGGCGCGCGACCGGGATGAAGGAAGGCGATTTCGGCAAGCCCATCATCGCCATCGCCAATTCCTTCACCCAGTTCGTCCCCGGCCACGTCCACCTGCACAATCTCGGCCAGCTGGTTGCGCGCGAGATCGAGGCGGCGGGCGGCGTCGCCAAGGAATTCAACACCATCGCCGTCGATGACGGCATCGCCATGGGCCATGAGGGCATGCTCTACAGCCTGCCCTCGCGCGAGCTGATCGCGGATGCCGTCGAGTACATGGTCAACGCCCATTGCGCCGACGCGCTGGTCTGCATCTCCAACTGCGACAAGATCACGCCGGGCATGCTGATGGCGTCGCTGCGCCTCAACATCCCCACGGTCTTCGTCTCCGGCGGCCCGATGGAGGCCGGCAAGGTGGTGCTGAAGGGCCGGCAGCGCGCCGTCGACCTGATCGACGCCATGGTGGTCGCCGCCGATGCCTCGGTCACCGACGCCGAGGTCGAGGCGGTCGAGCGCTCGGCCTGTCCGACCTGCGGCTCCTGCTCGGGCATGTTCACCGCGAATTCCATGAACTGCCTGACCGAGGCGCTCGGACTGGCGCTTCCCGGCAATGGCACCACGCTGGCCAGCCACGCCGACCGCCGCAAGCTGTTCGTGGAAGCCGGCCACCTGATCGTCGACCTCGCCCAGCGTTGGTACGAGCGGGACGACGCCTCCGTGCTGCCGCGCAACATCGCCAGCTTCGCCGCCTTCGAGAACGCCATGACGCTGGACATCGCCATGGGCGGCTCGACCAACACCGTGCTGCATCTGCTCGCCGCGGCGCAGGAAGCCGGTGTGCCTTTCGGCATGGCCGATATCGACCGCCTCTCGCGCCGCGTCCCGGTGCTGTGCAAGGTCGCCCCCGCCGTCGCCGACGTGCATGTCGAGGACGTGCACCACGCCGGCGGCATCTTCGGCATCCTCGGCGAGCTCGACCGCGCCGGGCTGGTCAACCGCGACACCGCCACCGTGCACAGCCGCACCCTGGCCGAGGCACTGGACCGCTGGGACGTGCGCCGCACCGAGGCCGCCTCGGTGCACGAACTCTTCCGCGCCGCCCCGGGCGGAATCCCCAGCACCGAGCCGTTCAACCAGTCCGCCCGCTGGCCGGAGGTCGACATTGACCGTGAGAAGGGCGTGATCCGTGACGCCGCCCATGCCTTTTCCAAGGATGGCGGGCTCGCGGTGCTGACCGGCAACATCGCCGAGGAAGGCTGCGTGGTGAAGACCGCCGGGGTCGACGCCTCGATCCTGCGCTTCTCCGGCCCCGCCCGCATCTTCGAAAGCCAGGACGCCGCGGTCGCCGGGATCCTCGGCGGCGTGGTGCAGGCCGGCGACGTGGTGCTGATCCGCTACGAAGGCCCCAAGGGCGGGCCGGGCATGCAGGAGATGCTGTACCCGACCAGCTACCTGAAATCGAAGGGGCTCGGGAAGGCTTGCGCCCTCATCACCGACGGACGCTTCTCCGGCGGCACCTCGGGGTTGTCGATCGGCCATGTCTCGCCCGAGGCGGCCGAAGGCGGTACCATCGGGCTGGTGGAGGAAGGCGACACGATCGAGATCGACATCCCCGCCCGCTCGATCCGGCTCGCCGTGCCGGACGCCGAGATCGCCCGCCGCCGTGCCGCGATGGAAGCCCGGGCGGAACCCTGGCAGCCGGTCGGGCGTGATCGGAAGGTGTCGGCGGCGCTGCAGGCTTACGCGGCGCTGACCACCAGCGCGGCGCGTGGCGCGGTGCGGGACGTGGCGCAGCTCAAGCGGCGTTAA
- the mazG gene encoding nucleoside triphosphate pyrophosphohydrolase yields MTAETELRRLLDIMVALRDRASGCPWDVAQDFASIAPYTIEEAYEVADAIARRDFAALPDELGDLLFQVVYHARMAEEEGRFDFAEVARHIADKMVRRHPHVFGEAAARTAGMQEAAWEEQKRAERAARAETGTLAGIPLGLPALTRAEKLTRRAARVGFDWPDAEAVLAKLDEEVAELRAELPGADPARLTDEMGDLLFVMANLARKLGLDPERCLREANLKFARRFGEVERRLAETGRTPADATLDEMEAHWQDAKRAERG; encoded by the coding sequence GTGACCGCCGAAACCGAACTGCGCCGATTGCTCGACATCATGGTCGCCCTGCGCGACCGCGCCAGCGGCTGTCCCTGGGATGTCGCGCAGGATTTCGCCTCGATCGCCCCCTACACGATCGAGGAAGCCTACGAGGTCGCCGACGCGATCGCCCGCCGCGACTTCGCCGCCCTGCCGGACGAGCTGGGCGACCTGCTGTTCCAGGTGGTCTACCACGCCCGCATGGCCGAGGAGGAAGGCCGCTTCGATTTCGCCGAGGTGGCACGGCACATCGCCGACAAGATGGTGCGCCGCCACCCGCATGTCTTCGGCGAGGCCGCCGCGCGGACCGCGGGCATGCAGGAAGCCGCCTGGGAGGAACAGAAGCGCGCCGAGCGCGCCGCCCGCGCCGAGACCGGCACGCTTGCCGGCATTCCGCTCGGGCTCCCTGCCCTCACCCGCGCCGAGAAGCTGACCCGTCGCGCCGCCCGCGTGGGCTTCGACTGGCCCGATGCCGAGGCGGTGCTGGCCAAGCTTGACGAGGAAGTGGCCGAATTGCGCGCCGAACTGCCGGGCGCCGATCCGGCGCGGCTGACCGACGAGATGGGGGACCTGCTGTTCGTGATGGCCAATCTCGCCCGCAAGCTCGGCCTCGACCCCGAGCGCTGCCTGCGGGAAGCCAACCTGAAATTCGCCCGCCGCTTCGGCGAGGTGGAACGGCGCCTGGCGGAGACAGGGCGGACGCCGGCCGATGCGACGCTCGACGAGATGGAAGCGCACTGGCAGGACGCCAAGCGCGCCGAACGCGGCTGA
- a CDS encoding LysR family transcriptional regulator: MDWDHLRIFLAVARSGQMLAAAARLGLNHATVARRLDALEDSLGVRLFDRRPAGSVLTQAGEQLLPTAERIETEILGIIETSHEKASSVTGTVRIGAPDGLGNYFLAVELGKFTRLHPGLVVELVPLPRTFSLSRREADLAICLDPPTEGRLLVTRLSDYSLSVYAAGSYLAANGTPIAPDDLADHVIVTGVEDYAYASSLDYAMALERHARRLFRCASVVGQMEAVKAGVGIGILHDFAARGSAGLVPILPQLRFRRSYHLLAHPDTQALLRVASCRAFLARRFKEERLRFLPD; the protein is encoded by the coding sequence ATGGATTGGGATCACCTGCGTATCTTCCTCGCGGTGGCGCGGAGCGGGCAGATGCTGGCCGCCGCGGCGCGGCTGGGGCTCAACCACGCCACCGTGGCCCGGCGCCTCGACGCCCTGGAAGACTCCCTTGGCGTGCGCCTGTTCGACCGGCGGCCGGCCGGGTCGGTGCTGACGCAGGCAGGGGAGCAATTGCTGCCGACGGCCGAGCGCATCGAAACGGAAATCCTCGGCATCATCGAGACTTCCCACGAGAAGGCCAGCTCGGTCACAGGGACGGTCCGGATCGGCGCCCCCGATGGGCTCGGCAATTATTTCCTGGCTGTCGAGCTGGGAAAATTCACCCGGCTGCATCCCGGCCTCGTGGTGGAACTCGTGCCGCTGCCACGGACCTTCTCGCTGTCACGGCGTGAAGCGGATCTCGCCATCTGCCTCGACCCGCCGACGGAAGGGCGGCTGCTGGTGACGCGATTGAGCGACTATTCGCTCAGCGTCTACGCGGCCGGCAGCTATCTCGCCGCGAACGGAACGCCCATCGCCCCGGACGACCTTGCCGACCACGTCATCGTCACCGGGGTCGAGGACTACGCCTATGCCTCATCGCTCGATTACGCCATGGCGCTGGAGCGGCATGCGCGCCGCCTGTTCCGGTGCGCGAGCGTGGTGGGGCAGATGGAAGCCGTCAAGGCCGGGGTCGGCATCGGCATTCTGCACGACTTCGCCGCACGCGGTTCGGCCGGGCTGGTGCCAATCCTGCCCCAGCTCCGGTTTCGCCGCAGCTATCACCTGCTCGCCCATCCCGACACGCAGGCGCTGTTGCGCGTCGCGTCCTGTCGCGCGTTCCTCGCCCGACGCTTCAAGGAAGAACGCCTGCGCTTCCTGCCCGACTGA
- a CDS encoding CoA-acylating methylmalonate-semialdehyde dehydrogenase has translation MVERIPHFINGRRVPGTGRTASVFNPATGQQTGAVALASADEVRGAVAAAAAAAPDWAETTPLRRARILNRFLRLLEDRADQLARVISAEHGKVHSDALGEIQRGIEVVEFATAAPQLLKSEMTENVGTRVDSHSLRQPLGVVAGITPFNFPAMVPMWMFPVALACGNTFVLKPSERVPSAAILLAEWLKEAGLPDGVFNVVQGDKVAVDALLLDQDVQAVSFVGSTPIARYVYETATATGKRAQALGGAKNHMVVMPDADLDQAVDALMGAAYGSAGERCMAVSVVVPVGEATAEALIARLEPRVRALKVGPGTDPAAEMGPLVTRPHFEKVKGYVDAGVAEGATLLVDGRGLRVPGHEDGFFIGGTLFDHVTTAMTIYQEEIFGPVLAIVRAPDYAAAVAMINAHAYGNGTAIFTRDGDTARSFAHEIKAGMVGVNVPIPVPMAFHSFGGWKASLFGDHHMHGPEGVRFYTRLKTITTRWPTGIRAGAEFVMPTMK, from the coding sequence ATGGTCGAGCGCATACCGCATTTCATCAATGGTCGCCGTGTTCCCGGAACGGGCCGCACCGCCTCCGTGTTCAACCCGGCCACCGGGCAGCAGACCGGTGCCGTGGCGTTGGCCTCGGCGGATGAGGTGCGCGGCGCCGTCGCGGCGGCGGCGGCGGCCGCCCCCGACTGGGCGGAGACCACGCCGCTGCGCCGGGCCCGCATCCTCAACCGGTTCCTGCGCCTGCTCGAGGATCGCGCCGACCAGCTCGCCCGGGTCATCAGCGCCGAGCATGGCAAGGTGCATTCCGACGCGCTCGGCGAGATCCAGCGCGGCATTGAAGTGGTCGAATTCGCCACCGCGGCACCGCAGTTGCTGAAGAGCGAAATGACCGAGAATGTCGGCACCCGCGTCGACAGCCATTCGCTGCGCCAGCCGCTCGGTGTCGTCGCCGGCATCACGCCGTTCAACTTCCCGGCCATGGTGCCGATGTGGATGTTCCCGGTGGCGCTCGCCTGCGGCAATACCTTCGTGCTGAAGCCGTCCGAGCGCGTGCCCTCCGCGGCGATCCTGCTGGCCGAATGGCTGAAGGAGGCAGGGCTGCCGGATGGCGTCTTCAACGTGGTGCAGGGCGACAAGGTCGCGGTCGACGCGCTGCTGCTCGATCAAGACGTGCAGGCGGTGAGCTTCGTGGGATCGACCCCGATCGCCCGTTATGTCTATGAAACGGCGACCGCGACCGGCAAGCGCGCCCAGGCGCTCGGCGGCGCCAAGAACCACATGGTCGTCATGCCCGATGCCGATCTGGATCAGGCGGTCGATGCGCTGATGGGCGCGGCCTACGGCTCGGCTGGCGAGCGCTGCATGGCGGTCTCGGTGGTGGTGCCGGTGGGCGAGGCAACGGCGGAGGCCCTGATTGCCAGGCTGGAACCGCGCGTGCGGGCGCTGAAGGTGGGCCCCGGCACCGATCCCGCCGCCGAGATGGGACCGCTGGTGACCCGCCCGCATTTCGAGAAAGTCAAAGGCTACGTCGATGCCGGTGTCGCGGAAGGCGCGACGCTGCTGGTTGACGGGCGCGGCCTGCGGGTGCCGGGCCATGAGGACGGCTTTTTCATCGGCGGGACGCTGTTCGATCACGTCACCACCGCGATGACGATCTATCAGGAAGAGATCTTCGGCCCGGTGCTCGCGATCGTCCGTGCCCCCGACTACGCGGCGGCGGTGGCGATGATCAATGCGCACGCCTATGGCAACGGCACCGCCATCTTCACCCGTGACGGCGACACCGCGCGCAGCTTCGCCCACGAGATCAAGGCCGGCATGGTCGGCGTCAACGTGCCGATCCCGGTGCCGATGGCCTTCCATTCCTTCGGCGGCTGGAAGGCATCTCTGTTCGGCGACCATCACATGCACGGCCCGGAAGGCGTGCGCTTCTACACCAGGCTGAAGACCATCACCACGCGCTGGCCGACCGGCATCCGCGCGGGCGCCGAATTCGTCATGCCGACGATGAAGTGA